Proteins encoded in a region of the Aliivibrio fischeri ATCC 7744 = JCM 18803 = DSM 507 genome:
- a CDS encoding PulJ/GspJ family protein — protein MKRSLGFTLLEMIISIILLAVVGLSLGAIIQHSMSLYADTTTREELILQGRFVTERMHKEIRDAVPNSVEVNETTQCIEWLPITNTAVYETLPLAPAKSTEIRVLPEHGFSAGDRIVIMPVNAQNLRSTLPTNGVSRMAEVKRDIDFQPSENAQMIDVTLTRSTSFSANSPAHRLYAYKTPVAYCLEGSRLYRYADYPLSRAELSPHELSAGTRQLMAEKIKLATFNVEQASLVRNGLVKMQFVFTDNNEEVQLDHDVLIANTP, from the coding sequence ATGAAACGATCCCTTGGATTTACTCTACTTGAGATGATTATTTCTATCATTTTACTTGCGGTGGTTGGTTTGTCTCTTGGTGCCATAATTCAGCACAGTATGTCTCTTTATGCGGACACAACAACGAGAGAAGAGTTGATCCTTCAAGGACGCTTTGTAACGGAACGTATGCACAAAGAAATTCGAGATGCAGTACCCAACAGCGTAGAAGTCAATGAAACGACACAATGCATAGAGTGGCTACCAATCACAAATACGGCGGTTTATGAAACCCTACCTTTAGCACCGGCTAAATCAACCGAAATCCGAGTGTTACCTGAACATGGATTTTCAGCGGGTGATCGCATTGTCATCATGCCAGTTAACGCTCAAAATTTACGTTCAACGTTACCAACCAATGGCGTAAGTCGCATGGCTGAAGTAAAGCGTGATATCGATTTTCAGCCAAGTGAAAATGCACAAATGATTGATGTGACACTCACTCGCTCAACTAGCTTTAGTGCAAACTCTCCAGCTCACCGACTGTATGCTTATAAAACACCAGTCGCTTATTGCTTAGAAGGAAGTCGACTATATCGCTACGCGGATTACCCTCTTTCTCGAGCTGAATTATCGCCACATGAACTTAGCGCAGGCACTCGTCAATTAATGGCTGAAAAAATCAAACTCGCCACATTCAATGTTGAACAAGCGTCTTTAGTTCGTAATGGCTTAGTAAAAATGCAATTTGTTTTCACTGATAACAATGAAGAGGTGCAGTTGGATCATGACGTCCTTATCGCCAATACGCCTTAA
- a CDS encoding dimethyl sulfoxide reductase anchor subunit family protein: MAWHEWPLILFTVLSQTAVGAFLVLGCVTLSGKLSQDEDVRLHRNMFFIWVLMGLGLIASTMHLGSPLRAFNALNRVGSSWLSNEIFASSLFFAAGGFYWLLKVVNKGSDALKKGLLLISMVIGIGFMYAMIKVYLINTVPTWNSIYTPIMFLLTMAISGLAFAHTLLVATNHKHAELNNALPVFASIALAISLIATVSQLIGLSHISSAIIVASDIIPNMATLQVLRLGLLFVGFVLMFSPRLMSSQPKLPVILLSFVCILVSELINRGVFYGLHMSVGM; the protein is encoded by the coding sequence ATGGCTTGGCATGAATGGCCGTTGATTTTATTCACGGTACTCTCTCAAACTGCTGTCGGTGCCTTTTTAGTATTAGGTTGCGTGACGTTAAGTGGTAAATTATCACAAGATGAAGATGTACGATTACATCGTAATATGTTCTTTATCTGGGTATTAATGGGACTAGGATTAATCGCATCAACAATGCACTTAGGTAGTCCACTTAGAGCATTTAATGCGCTTAATCGTGTTGGTAGCTCTTGGTTATCAAATGAGATCTTTGCTTCTAGCTTATTTTTTGCCGCAGGTGGCTTTTACTGGCTGTTAAAAGTGGTGAATAAAGGCTCTGATGCATTGAAAAAAGGCTTATTGCTCATCTCTATGGTTATCGGGATTGGTTTTATGTATGCCATGATCAAGGTGTATTTAATTAATACCGTACCAACATGGAACAGCATTTACACACCAATAATGTTCCTATTAACCATGGCTATATCTGGTCTAGCATTTGCTCACACGTTATTGGTCGCGACTAATCATAAACACGCAGAGTTAAATAATGCTTTACCAGTATTTGCATCAATTGCTCTTGCTATTAGTTTAATTGCAACGGTTAGCCAATTGATTGGGTTGAGCCATATCAGTTCTGCAATCATTGTTGCATCTGACATCATACCTAACATGGCAACACTTCAAGTTTTACGCCTTGGCTTATTATTTGTTGGTTTTGTTCTGATGTTTTCGCCACGTTTGATGTCAAGCCAACCAAAGCTTCCAGTAATATTATTAAGCTTTGTTTGTATTCTCGTGTCTGAACTTATCAACCGAGGCGTGTTTTATGGATTACATATGTCAGTAGGCATGTAA
- a CDS encoding ferredoxin-type protein NapF, whose protein sequence is MKDKRDENYYRSYLEHKTVSRRGLFRGLLSGANKSLKESSQNTIKPIVARSPYAIEEGLFRELCQDCEQCATACPQHVIEMVDARPQLNLDYNHCTFCEECQLVCDSGALGKELGVINLQPEFISSCNNKLSGGCEVCADACPQKAIIIEPRKLPQVDASLCNGCGLCRSACFIGAVQMTFVVPS, encoded by the coding sequence ATGAAAGATAAAAGAGATGAAAACTATTATCGTTCTTATTTAGAGCATAAAACAGTAAGCCGACGTGGTTTATTTCGTGGGCTATTGTCTGGTGCAAATAAATCGTTAAAAGAGTCATCTCAAAATACAATTAAACCAATAGTCGCAAGGTCTCCTTATGCTATCGAAGAGGGGCTATTCAGAGAGCTTTGCCAAGATTGTGAACAGTGCGCTACTGCATGTCCTCAACATGTAATAGAGATGGTGGATGCTCGTCCTCAATTGAATCTTGATTACAATCACTGTACTTTTTGTGAAGAGTGCCAGTTGGTATGTGATTCAGGCGCTCTAGGTAAAGAGTTAGGTGTTATCAATTTACAACCTGAGTTTATTTCAAGTTGTAATAATAAACTTTCTGGAGGGTGTGAAGTGTGTGCTGATGCCTGTCCGCAGAAAGCGATAATCATAGAACCTAGAAAGTTGCCACAAGTGGATGCCTCTTTATGTAATGGCTGTGGTTTATGTCGTTCTGCATGCTTTATTGGTGCAGTACAAATGACTTTTGTTGTTCCAAGCTAG
- a CDS encoding esterase/lipase family protein, with translation MKQKDFFLYAVMSVFLGMQGCASSSDIKQNVGPSEVAHTKQTLQIAGLKHCNNEGNDSIHLNPDEPLTIIVHGCFSSAGRFQTLADVYGLYDQQAICFEYDDRKSLEETSGELVTALNQLSTQNPNQDLHVIGHSQGGLVARRALTSEREDQQTVTAKKVQLTTVSSPFNGIEISSHCGITPLRILSLGIVDLICYAVTGEKYQQIPPNADFIEQPGELVASVSQHLVVKTDERNSCRKENDKGECIEDDYVFSVNEQSNNQVDDGVNTDLVTVKAGHVEIVGNGESVPTDLINILKQQKVLVDKSDINQQEQARLLQLLYSTPQESNL, from the coding sequence ATGAAACAAAAGGATTTTTTTCTATATGCCGTTATGAGTGTGTTTTTAGGTATGCAAGGATGTGCATCATCTTCAGACATCAAGCAGAATGTAGGTCCTTCTGAGGTTGCTCATACAAAACAAACATTACAAATTGCTGGTTTAAAACATTGTAATAATGAAGGTAATGATTCAATTCACTTAAATCCAGATGAACCCTTAACAATTATTGTTCATGGGTGCTTTTCGTCTGCTGGACGTTTTCAGACTTTGGCTGATGTATATGGATTATATGACCAACAAGCCATTTGTTTTGAATATGATGATAGAAAGAGTTTAGAAGAAACCTCAGGTGAGCTAGTAACGGCTTTAAATCAACTATCAACTCAAAACCCGAATCAAGATCTGCATGTCATTGGTCATAGCCAAGGAGGATTAGTTGCTCGACGTGCATTAACTTCAGAAAGAGAAGACCAACAAACGGTCACGGCTAAGAAAGTGCAATTAACAACTGTCTCGTCTCCCTTTAATGGTATTGAAATTTCATCGCATTGTGGAATAACGCCACTACGTATTCTCTCGTTAGGTATTGTCGATTTGATTTGTTATGCCGTGACGGGAGAAAAATATCAACAGATCCCACCTAATGCTGATTTTATTGAGCAACCAGGTGAACTTGTTGCATCTGTCTCTCAGCATTTAGTCGTCAAAACCGATGAGCGTAATTCGTGTCGTAAGGAAAATGACAAAGGAGAGTGTATTGAGGACGATTACGTTTTCAGCGTTAATGAACAATCAAATAATCAAGTTGATGATGGTGTGAATACGGATTTAGTAACCGTAAAAGCAGGTCATGTTGAGATTGTTGGAAATGGTGAGTCAGTACCAACAGATTTAATTAATATATTAAAACAGCAAAAAGTATTGGTGGATAAATCGGATATCAATCAGCAAGAACAAGCGCGTTTACTTCAACTTCTTTATTCAACACCACAAGAATCAAATCTATAA
- a CDS encoding DMSO/selenate family reductase complex B subunit has translation MKQYGFYIDSSKCTGCKTCQLSCKDNKDLDVGVNFRRIYEYAGGDWLKEGEIYRQSVYSYYLSIACNHCDEPACTKVCPSGAMHKREDGFVVVDEEVCIGCKYCTMACPYGAPQYNEEKGHMTKCDGCYERVGQGLEPICVGSCPLRALEFGPIAELREKYGTNADVAPLPSSLITKPNIVIKPNRNARPTDDQTGHLANPKEV, from the coding sequence ATGAAACAATACGGTTTTTATATTGATTCAAGTAAGTGTACTGGTTGTAAAACATGCCAACTTTCTTGTAAAGATAACAAAGACTTGGATGTCGGTGTTAATTTTCGTCGTATATATGAATATGCCGGTGGTGATTGGCTAAAAGAAGGCGAAATTTATCGCCAAAGTGTGTACTCATACTATCTATCTATTGCGTGTAACCATTGTGATGAACCTGCTTGTACTAAAGTATGTCCGTCAGGTGCAATGCATAAACGAGAAGATGGATTCGTTGTTGTCGACGAGGAAGTTTGTATCGGTTGTAAATATTGTACGATGGCCTGCCCATATGGTGCACCTCAGTACAATGAAGAAAAAGGTCACATGACAAAATGTGATGGTTGCTATGAACGTGTAGGCCAAGGGTTAGAACCGATTTGTGTGGGTTCTTGTCCATTACGAGCTCTTGAATTTGGTCCAATTGCAGAGTTACGTGAAAAATACGGAACAAATGCAGATGTGGCTCCGTTGCCTTCATCATTAATTACAAAACCAAACATTGTGATTAAGCCAAACCGTAACGCTCGTCCAACAGATGATCAAACGGGTCATCTAGCAAACCCTAAGGAGGTATAA
- the dmsD gene encoding Tat proofreading chaperone DmsD has product MENISAAAKLFGSLFYYPLNNENNTQYINYIKQSEDLDDTEFSDFIRAYESTDNELVADDFQRLFEGGDVMPAPPWGSVYLDREQVIFGDSTLRFRQFLLSHNIELNTGMREPEDQFGLSLLAMAMMIDQEKDESVISELLSEHLLPWSYHYLELVKKHSKTDVYKTLSDITVGWLTALQKELNITPHEYKLYF; this is encoded by the coding sequence ATGGAAAACATAAGTGCTGCGGCAAAATTATTTGGTAGTCTTTTTTATTATCCACTAAATAATGAGAATAATACTCAATACATAAATTATATTAAGCAAAGTGAAGATTTGGATGATACTGAGTTTTCAGATTTTATCCGAGCGTATGAATCGACAGATAATGAACTTGTTGCAGATGATTTTCAGCGTTTGTTTGAAGGGGGTGATGTTATGCCTGCACCACCTTGGGGTTCAGTATACCTAGATAGAGAACAAGTTATATTTGGTGATTCAACTTTACGTTTCCGCCAGTTTTTACTTAGCCATAATATTGAGTTAAACACAGGAATGAGGGAGCCAGAAGATCAGTTTGGGCTTTCTTTATTAGCAATGGCTATGATGATCGATCAAGAAAAAGATGAAAGTGTTATTTCAGAGCTACTTTCAGAGCATTTATTGCCTTGGTCATATCATTATTTAGAGTTAGTTAAAAAACACAGTAAAACTGATGTATATAAAACATTATCGGATATTACTGTTGGTTGGTTAACTGCATTACAAAAAGAACTTAATATTACACCACATGAATATAAGTTGTATTTTTAA
- a CDS encoding DmsA/YnfE/YnfF family dimethyl sulfoxide reductase, which yields MKLKQLLTPKISRRSFVKGGSILGGITAITSGIALPFASRSASAAPQPATAEDKVVWSACTVNCGSRCPLRMHVSNGEIKWVETDNTGDDEYGNHQVRACLRGRSMRRRVYNPDRLKYPMKRIGARGEGKFKRISWDEAFTEIADNINRIKKEYGNEAIYLNYGTGTLGGTVTKSWPPGGSLIARLMNLNGGYLNHYGDYSTAQIAEGLNHTYGGFAANNSPSDLENTKLIVQFGNNPAETRMSGGGVIHHFMEGKAKSNARMIVIDPRYTDTAGGREDQWIPIRPGTDTAFIAAMAHVMIKENLVDQAFLDKYCVGYDEKTLPASAPANSDYKSYILGLGGDNTEKTPKWASTITGIPEDIIIKTAREIGSTKPCAIIQGWGLQRTANGEIASRAISMLALLTGNVGINGGGTGAREGSSSIPFVRFPTLSNPVEASIPMFLWTDAIVRGPEMTATKDGIRGKEKLDVPIKFIWNYAGNCIINQHADINRTHTILQDDSACEMIVVIDNHMTSSAKYADIVLPDLTTSEQSDFCMDASAGNMPYFIFASQAIKPQFEARSIYDICTGLADKLGVKEAFTEGRDQEGWLRHLYQLTRAQDPSLPEFDAMREQGIYKRKVDEHFVAYKEFRKDPEANPLKTPTGKIEIYSEKLAELASTWTLKEDEVIHPLPIYVPNFEGYEESKTGNYPLQLTGFHYKARAHSTYGNVSILKDAAPQEMWINPMDAQQRGINNGDLIRIFNDRGEVHIAAKVTPRMMPGVVALGEGGWYAPDGQRVDHGGCINVLTTQRPSPLAKGNPQHTNLVDVQLVKKA from the coding sequence ATGAAATTAAAACAATTGCTAACCCCAAAAATAAGCCGTCGCAGTTTTGTAAAAGGCGGGTCTATATTGGGTGGAATCACAGCTATTACTAGTGGTATAGCGCTTCCTTTTGCTTCTCGCTCTGCTTCTGCTGCACCACAACCTGCAACGGCTGAAGATAAAGTCGTTTGGAGTGCATGTACTGTTAACTGTGGCAGCCGCTGCCCATTACGTATGCATGTGTCTAATGGTGAAATTAAGTGGGTCGAAACTGACAATACTGGTGATGATGAATATGGAAATCACCAAGTAAGAGCTTGTTTACGTGGCCGCTCAATGCGCCGCCGAGTTTATAATCCTGACCGTTTAAAATACCCAATGAAGCGCATTGGTGCTCGTGGTGAAGGTAAATTTAAACGTATTAGCTGGGATGAAGCTTTTACAGAAATTGCAGACAACATTAACCGTATTAAAAAAGAATATGGTAACGAAGCAATTTACCTAAACTACGGAACAGGTACTCTAGGTGGTACTGTTACTAAGTCTTGGCCTCCAGGTGGCAGCTTGATTGCTCGCTTAATGAATTTGAATGGTGGCTATCTTAACCATTATGGTGACTACTCAACGGCACAAATTGCTGAAGGTTTAAACCATACTTACGGTGGTTTTGCAGCTAATAACTCACCATCAGATTTAGAAAATACCAAACTAATCGTTCAATTTGGTAATAACCCAGCTGAAACTCGCATGTCCGGTGGCGGTGTTATCCATCATTTCATGGAAGGTAAGGCAAAATCTAACGCTCGCATGATCGTTATCGACCCACGCTATACTGATACCGCAGGTGGCCGTGAAGATCAGTGGATCCCTATTCGTCCAGGTACAGATACTGCTTTCATTGCAGCGATGGCTCACGTCATGATCAAAGAAAACTTAGTTGATCAAGCTTTCCTTGATAAATATTGTGTTGGTTACGATGAAAAAACACTTCCAGCATCAGCGCCTGCAAATAGTGATTATAAGTCTTATATTTTAGGTCTTGGTGGTGATAATACTGAAAAGACACCAAAATGGGCGTCAACGATTACTGGTATTCCTGAAGACATTATCATTAAAACTGCTCGTGAAATCGGTTCAACAAAACCGTGTGCAATTATCCAAGGCTGGGGCTTACAACGTACCGCTAATGGTGAAATTGCTTCTCGTGCAATCTCTATGCTAGCACTTCTAACAGGTAATGTTGGTATTAACGGTGGTGGTACTGGTGCTCGTGAAGGTAGCTCTAGCATTCCATTTGTTCGCTTCCCAACGCTTAGTAACCCAGTGGAAGCCTCTATTCCGATGTTCTTATGGACAGATGCAATCGTTCGTGGCCCTGAAATGACAGCAACGAAAGATGGTATCCGAGGAAAAGAAAAACTGGATGTGCCAATCAAGTTCATCTGGAACTACGCTGGTAACTGTATTATCAACCAACATGCAGATATCAACCGTACACATACTATCTTACAAGATGACAGCGCCTGTGAAATGATCGTGGTTATTGATAACCACATGACATCATCTGCAAAATACGCGGATATCGTTCTACCGGATCTAACCACCTCTGAGCAATCTGATTTCTGTATGGATGCGTCAGCAGGTAACATGCCTTACTTTATCTTTGCTTCTCAAGCGATCAAACCTCAATTTGAAGCGAGAAGTATTTATGATATTTGTACCGGCCTTGCTGATAAATTAGGTGTGAAAGAAGCATTTACTGAAGGTCGAGATCAAGAAGGTTGGCTACGTCACCTCTACCAATTAACACGAGCTCAAGATCCAAGCTTGCCTGAATTTGATGCTATGCGTGAACAAGGTATTTATAAGCGTAAAGTTGACGAACATTTCGTTGCTTATAAAGAGTTCCGTAAAGATCCTGAAGCCAACCCGCTAAAAACACCAACAGGAAAAATCGAAATTTATTCTGAAAAACTGGCTGAATTAGCAAGTACATGGACACTAAAAGAAGACGAGGTTATTCACCCTCTTCCAATTTATGTACCTAACTTTGAAGGCTATGAAGAATCAAAAACGGGTAATTACCCACTTCAATTAACCGGCTTCCACTATAAAGCTCGTGCTCACTCAACCTATGGGAATGTAAGCATCCTAAAAGATGCAGCACCTCAAGAGATGTGGATTAACCCAATGGATGCTCAGCAACGTGGCATTAATAATGGTGATTTAATCCGTATCTTTAATGATCGTGGTGAAGTTCATATCGCAGCAAAAGTGACCCCTCGTATGATGCCGGGTGTAGTTGCTCTTGGCGAAGGTGGTTGGTATGCCCCTGATGGTCAAAGAGTTGATCACGGTGGTTGTATTAACGTACTAACAACTCAACGTCCAAGTCCGTTAGCAAAAGGTAATCCGCAACATACGAACTTAGTAGATGTGCAACTGGTTAAGAAGGCATAA
- a CDS encoding YdcF family protein — MKRTLLTLSLAVIFSGSLYSTNVAAALDTVQPQVDYTEMTSQRQVVDQLLNDAYQVFKNPSRISHAGFTAKMPSNMEMITNRLLEAYQLEPYRVDLLFSAANAQIYNSNVDRAIELFTQILSVAPDDVDAHSYLVIWQNFKGNKSEVTRHLTALEQLNKGRVADLKKIMSTIDRIVETPLSNTIKKQGKGKNAIITLGYALNPDGSMNPILIDRLNATLDMAKKNPNSYIVVTGGVPKNHKTEGKLMADWLVKNGIDASRIIEDNYARSTVENALYSSYALARHNIDHATIISSASHVRRGQALFEVASWQTGPKGITFDTYSANDRPLEELKVPTDKELLGIYRDALRVYGMWSYRSYPLEQR, encoded by the coding sequence ATGAAACGCACCCTACTTACCCTTTCTCTTGCTGTTATTTTCTCTGGCTCACTGTACTCAACAAACGTTGCTGCTGCTTTAGATACCGTTCAACCACAAGTTGACTATACAGAGATGACCTCTCAACGTCAGGTTGTGGATCAGCTTTTAAATGATGCTTATCAGGTATTTAAGAACCCTTCACGTATTTCACATGCAGGGTTTACGGCGAAGATGCCAAGCAACATGGAGATGATAACTAATCGCCTTCTTGAAGCTTACCAACTTGAACCTTATCGAGTTGACCTACTTTTTTCTGCTGCTAATGCTCAGATCTATAACAGCAATGTTGATCGCGCAATCGAACTCTTTACTCAAATTTTAAGCGTGGCTCCAGATGATGTAGACGCACATTCTTATCTTGTAATCTGGCAAAACTTCAAAGGGAATAAAAGCGAAGTTACGCGTCACTTAACGGCATTAGAGCAACTTAATAAAGGCCGTGTTGCAGATCTGAAGAAGATAATGTCAACCATTGACCGAATCGTGGAAACACCATTGAGTAATACCATCAAAAAACAAGGTAAAGGCAAAAATGCCATTATTACTTTAGGCTATGCTCTGAACCCAGATGGTAGTATGAACCCAATCTTGATTGATCGCTTAAACGCAACATTGGATATGGCGAAGAAAAACCCTAACTCATACATTGTTGTAACGGGAGGCGTTCCTAAAAACCACAAAACCGAAGGCAAACTTATGGCTGATTGGTTGGTGAAAAACGGCATTGATGCATCACGTATCATTGAAGATAATTACGCAAGAAGCACTGTTGAAAATGCCTTATACAGTAGCTATGCATTAGCTCGACATAATATCGATCATGCCACTATCATCAGTTCTGCAAGTCACGTTCGTCGTGGACAAGCATTATTTGAAGTTGCAAGTTGGCAAACAGGCCCTAAAGGGATCACATTTGATACTTACTCTGCCAATGATCGCCCACTTGAAGAGCTAAAAGTGCCTACAGATAAAGAACTATTAGGTATCTACCGAGATGCATTACGCGTTTATGGTATGTGGAGTTACCGCTCTTACCCATTAGAACAGCGTTAA
- a CDS encoding MSHA biogenesis protein MshD yields MLVKHQQGFSLISIVLSIIIMSAALLIVTTSLVPRSQHNAELMYSTKASELGAAVMDEIVGRQFDQNSGPNGGLPVCGSTINPCTKPIDLGPDKKANEDKTTRTLYNDVDDFNGLSGSVKDVLGNDLAGIYPNFSISIEVFYDANLDGKPDTISGNRKRIVVDVVDPSGQHYVFSVIRGNF; encoded by the coding sequence ATGCTTGTTAAACATCAACAAGGGTTTAGCTTAATTTCGATTGTGTTATCGATAATTATAATGAGTGCGGCTTTACTTATCGTAACCACTTCACTCGTTCCTCGTTCACAGCATAATGCTGAATTAATGTACTCAACAAAAGCATCTGAATTGGGTGCTGCGGTGATGGATGAAATTGTAGGTCGTCAATTTGACCAAAATAGTGGTCCTAATGGTGGATTACCAGTATGTGGTTCAACAATCAATCCTTGTACAAAACCAATAGATCTAGGACCAGATAAAAAAGCGAATGAAGATAAAACAACACGAACTCTCTACAACGATGTTGATGACTTTAATGGACTATCCGGCTCAGTAAAAGATGTATTAGGTAACGATTTAGCTGGTATCTACCCTAACTTCTCTATTTCTATTGAGGTTTTCTACGACGCTAATTTAGATGGAAAGCCTGATACTATCAGCGGAAACAGAAAACGTATTGTTGTTGATGTGGTCGACCCATCAGGACAACACTACGTATTTTCAGTGATTCGAGGTAACTTTTAA
- a CDS encoding pilus assembly FimT family protein, whose translation MTRNQIDGFTLIELIAVIVLISIVSLSASSYFSGISSVSAQTLETELLRSLRLTQTRAMNRNGYCNRWLINENRAQQVSLDKETECATSFPDAQRNNEYLENQDLTYVAILEKQNAYFALQIGNQYKTLTTPFAFDFDAMGRIKQCQNTSCEILITAKTQTKICIEKEGYIHAC comes from the coding sequence ATGACTCGTAATCAAATAGATGGATTTACATTAATTGAACTTATTGCAGTAATTGTTTTAATTTCAATTGTCTCACTCAGTGCCAGCAGCTATTTCTCAGGAATTAGTAGCGTTTCTGCACAAACATTAGAAACGGAATTATTGCGTTCATTACGTTTAACCCAAACTCGAGCTATGAATCGAAACGGTTACTGTAACCGATGGCTAATTAACGAAAATCGTGCACAACAAGTTAGCCTTGATAAAGAAACTGAATGTGCAACCTCATTCCCAGATGCCCAGCGAAATAATGAGTATCTTGAAAACCAAGACCTCACCTACGTGGCTATTTTAGAAAAACAAAATGCCTATTTCGCATTGCAAATAGGAAACCAATACAAAACACTTACCACACCTTTTGCCTTTGATTTTGATGCGATGGGACGTATAAAACAGTGCCAAAACACATCATGTGAAATTTTAATTACCGCCAAAACACAAACTAAAATTTGTATCGAAAAAGAGGGCTATATCCATGCTTGTTAA